One genomic region from Sphingobacterium multivorum encodes:
- a CDS encoding S9 family peptidase yields MKKLFYGLLLLASLQTHAQENMTFQKPSTEILALADYVRPPQIKISSDKNWMLFTFRPTYKSLAELGQEEMKLAGLRINPKTNMESSTIFFDKIALKKIGQNVEFSDFTGMPEKAAMTNFLFSPDNKRLAFSNTNERGTALFVIDLATRNVKQLTAYNLNGILTAPFQWLRNSSGLIITSLPKDRAALLDPTKDLPTGPIVSTSDGKVSQLRTYQDLLKNPQDEANFETLVQSNLELVDLDGKISPFKDKAVYTGISFSPDGEYVMITTITKPYSYVVPVSSFPQQVRIYDRSGKEIALVNETPLTEVMPKGFSSTRSGKRAWHWRSDQPATLAYVEALDGGDANKPAEFRDALYTLSYPYNGAGKLIFKIKDRYAGVTWGNDKYALINSQWYDTRNAKTFVVNPSSGESRLLHDQNSQDVYNDPGDVYMEKNSLGTYSMYVDKDKALFVGKGFTKNGEFPFVDELDLHSLKKKRIYTAPASELQERITQLVNPKTGDLLISLQSASIYPNYFMKNMKSGKQVALTGLENPFKSLEKVHKEILKYKRKDGVELSGTLYLPAGYDFTKKEKLPLLMWAYPREYKDKNTAGQSTANPKEFTFPSYGSFIYWVSKGYAVLDNAAFPIIGEGTKEPNDNFIEQLVSNAEAAIDAVDHLGYIDRKKVAVGGHSYGAFMTAHLLSNSKLFAAGIARSGAYNRTLTPFGFQSEQRNFWDDPALYMTMSPFVSADRMKTPLLLVHGGADNNPGTFTLQTERYFQALKNLGAPVRMVILPREAHGYVAKENIFHLLWEQDQFLEKYLKNQGEHRKE; encoded by the coding sequence ATGAAGAAACTATTCTATGGTCTCTTGCTTCTAGCGTCGCTGCAGACGCACGCGCAAGAAAACATGACCTTTCAAAAGCCCTCTACTGAAATTTTGGCCTTAGCCGACTATGTACGCCCACCTCAAATAAAGATTTCAAGCGATAAAAATTGGATGTTATTCACGTTCCGACCTACGTATAAAAGCCTAGCCGAATTAGGTCAGGAAGAAATGAAGTTGGCGGGATTGCGAATTAATCCAAAAACGAACATGGAAAGTTCAACAATCTTTTTCGATAAGATTGCCTTGAAAAAAATAGGGCAAAATGTGGAATTTTCCGACTTCACGGGGATGCCCGAAAAAGCGGCGATGACCAATTTTTTGTTCTCTCCAGACAATAAGCGTTTGGCATTTAGCAATACAAATGAGCGTGGAACAGCCTTATTTGTCATTGATCTTGCAACGCGAAATGTCAAACAGCTCACCGCCTACAATTTGAATGGAATATTGACAGCACCATTTCAATGGCTGAGAAATTCTTCTGGCTTAATAATTACGAGCCTGCCAAAGGATCGGGCTGCCCTGTTGGATCCTACAAAAGATTTGCCGACAGGACCTATTGTTTCAACAAGTGACGGGAAGGTATCCCAATTGAGAACGTATCAAGACCTGCTTAAAAATCCGCAGGATGAAGCAAATTTTGAAACGTTGGTGCAATCCAACCTTGAACTTGTAGACCTGGATGGTAAGATTTCGCCTTTTAAAGATAAAGCCGTTTATACGGGGATCAGCTTCTCTCCGGATGGCGAGTATGTGATGATCACGACCATCACAAAACCTTATTCCTATGTAGTCCCCGTCTCATCTTTTCCACAGCAGGTTCGTATTTATGATCGATCTGGCAAGGAAATAGCGCTTGTGAATGAGACTCCCTTGACAGAGGTAATGCCAAAGGGCTTTTCGTCTACACGATCGGGAAAACGTGCCTGGCATTGGCGGAGTGATCAGCCTGCTACCTTGGCCTATGTAGAAGCTTTGGATGGTGGGGATGCGAATAAACCTGCTGAGTTTCGTGATGCCTTATATACTCTATCCTACCCTTACAACGGTGCGGGAAAGCTTATTTTTAAAATCAAAGACCGTTATGCTGGTGTAACATGGGGAAATGATAAATATGCATTGATCAATTCCCAATGGTATGATACGAGAAATGCAAAAACTTTTGTGGTGAATCCTTCCTCGGGAGAATCTAGACTGTTGCACGATCAAAACAGTCAGGATGTGTATAATGATCCGGGAGATGTGTACATGGAAAAAAATAGTTTAGGCACTTATTCAATGTATGTGGATAAAGATAAAGCACTGTTTGTTGGTAAGGGATTTACTAAAAATGGTGAATTCCCTTTTGTGGATGAGCTTGATCTGCATTCATTGAAGAAAAAACGTATCTACACTGCTCCAGCATCTGAACTGCAGGAGCGTATCACTCAACTAGTGAACCCCAAAACGGGTGATCTGTTGATTTCGCTTCAGTCAGCATCAATTTATCCGAATTATTTCATGAAAAACATGAAATCAGGAAAACAGGTGGCTCTTACCGGATTGGAAAATCCGTTTAAATCTTTGGAAAAAGTTCATAAAGAGATTTTAAAGTACAAGCGCAAGGATGGGGTTGAACTTTCCGGTACATTATATTTACCTGCCGGTTATGATTTTACCAAGAAAGAGAAGTTGCCTTTGCTAATGTGGGCTTATCCACGGGAGTATAAGGACAAGAATACAGCCGGACAAAGTACAGCCAATCCCAAGGAATTTACCTTCCCAAGTTATGGTTCTTTTATCTATTGGGTATCTAAGGGCTATGCTGTATTGGATAATGCGGCCTTCCCTATTATTGGAGAGGGAACTAAAGAACCTAATGATAACTTTATTGAACAACTTGTGTCCAATGCCGAAGCCGCAATTGATGCAGTAGATCATTTGGGTTATATCGATCGAAAAAAAGTCGCCGTGGGTGGGCATTCCTATGGTGCCTTTATGACAGCACATCTGTTGTCCAATTCGAAATTGTTTGCCGCCGGAATAGCTCGATCGGGAGCGTACAATCGGACCTTAACACCATTTGGTTTTCAGAGTGAGCAACGTAACTTCTGGGATGATCCAGCCTTGTATATGACCATGTCTCCATTTGTGAGTGCTGATCGGATGAAAACCCCACTTTTGTTGGTTCATGGCGGAGCCGATAATAATCCCGGAACATTCACCCTGCAGACAGAACGCTATTTCCAGGCCCTGAAAAACTTGGGAGCTCCTGTGCGTATGGTCATTTTACCACGTGAAGCGCATGGATATGTCGCCAAAGAAAATATCTTCCACTTACTTTGGGAACAGGATCAATTTTTGGAGAAATACCTTAAAAATCAAGGTGAACATCGAAAAGAATAA
- a CDS encoding thioredoxin family protein → MARIIKFEKNDCAPCAQVSAYLDQKGIQYETVNPFDEPDLAARFKIRTVPTVIVLENEEIQHRIIGFKPEELAAIAL, encoded by the coding sequence ATGGCAAGAATTATCAAATTTGAGAAAAACGATTGTGCTCCTTGTGCACAAGTATCGGCTTATTTGGATCAAAAAGGTATCCAATATGAAACGGTTAATCCTTTTGATGAACCAGACTTGGCCGCAAGATTCAAAATCCGCACTGTTCCTACGGTAATTGTGTTGGAAAATGAAGAGATTCAACACCGTATCATTGGCTTTAAACCAGAAGAATTGGCTGCCATTGCACTTTAA
- the nrdI gene encoding class Ib ribonucleoside-diphosphate reductase assembly flavoprotein NrdI encodes MIHIYYDSRTGNVQRFMDKVAQITGWQIHKITADLTVKDPGHLVTFTTNFGQVPENTKEFMKREAKNIYSVTSSGNRNWGPNFGLAADRISQDFDIPLAFKFELSGTMEDINQFIDILKNFCDGSKRSSKKLDIA; translated from the coding sequence ATGATACACATTTATTATGATTCCAGAACGGGGAACGTACAACGCTTTATGGACAAAGTAGCTCAGATAACGGGCTGGCAGATCCATAAAATCACCGCTGATTTAACGGTAAAAGACCCCGGTCATTTGGTCACCTTCACCACAAATTTTGGACAGGTGCCCGAAAACACAAAAGAATTCATGAAACGCGAAGCTAAAAATATCTATTCTGTTACTTCCAGTGGCAACCGCAACTGGGGACCGAATTTTGGTCTAGCAGCTGATCGCATTTCACAGGATTTTGACATTCCACTGGCGTTCAAATTTGAACTGTCCGGAACAATGGAAGATATTAATCAATTTATTGACATCTTAAAGAACTTTTGCGATGGTAGCAAACGAAGTAGCAAAAAACTGGATATTGCTTAA
- the nrdE gene encoding class 1b ribonucleoside-diphosphate reductase subunit alpha — MVANEVAKNWILLNNEIMIKHDDEFSLHKDKEAVRAYFLEYVNKNTVFFYTLKEKIDYLVENNYYIDFYQWFTFEEMETVFNYVYAKKFRFESFMAAFKFFQSYALRDDSGEKFLERYEDRVVAVSLFLAREEGVQKAIEYAEIMINQEYQPATPTFLNAGKKRSGELVSCFLDEIGDNLNGIGYAVDSAMKLSSIGGGVSFNISKIRARGEAIKGVEGRAGGVLPIMKIMEDTFSYANQLGQRPGAGAVYLNIFHSDIEEFLDCKKINVDEKVRIKSLSIGIIVPDKFMELAEKDEPCYLIYPHTVMQEYGQFLDEMDMDKMYDELITNPNVKKKKINARHLLVKIAQTQKESGYPYIFFKENTNRVHALNEIGQVKFSNLCTEIMQVSQVSDIEIYGKQDTIRYGISCNLGSLNIATVMDNKRIKETVKTAMRALTVVTDVTNIDMVPSIAKANRELHSVGLGAMNLHGYLAKSFIMYESNEALDFANTFFMMMNYYSLEASMEIAKERGKTFVGFEKSAYADGTYFNNYVNRDYMPKTAKVAELFEGIHIPTVEDWLELKAKIKEHGIYHAYRLAIAPNQSTSYIMNATASVMPIVDIIEVREYGDSTTYYPMPYLTNDNYFYFKSAYDMDQFKVLKLISVIQRHIDQGVSTILHTNSKDSTRDLSRYYIYAHKLGLKSLYYTRTRKSTIDECVSCSA; from the coding sequence ATGGTAGCAAACGAAGTAGCAAAAAACTGGATATTGCTTAATAATGAAATCATGATTAAGCATGATGACGAATTCAGCTTACATAAAGATAAGGAAGCGGTTCGTGCATATTTCTTGGAATATGTAAATAAGAACACAGTGTTCTTTTATACATTAAAAGAAAAAATAGACTATTTGGTAGAAAACAACTATTATATTGACTTTTATCAATGGTTTACATTTGAAGAAATGGAAACGGTATTCAACTATGTGTATGCGAAGAAATTCCGTTTCGAATCTTTTATGGCGGCATTCAAATTCTTTCAGAGCTACGCTTTACGTGACGATTCTGGCGAGAAGTTTTTAGAGCGTTATGAAGACCGTGTAGTTGCTGTTTCCTTATTCTTGGCAAGAGAAGAGGGTGTTCAAAAAGCGATCGAATATGCTGAAATCATGATCAATCAAGAATACCAGCCGGCGACCCCTACATTCTTGAATGCAGGAAAGAAACGTTCAGGGGAATTGGTCTCTTGTTTCTTGGATGAGATCGGTGACAACTTAAATGGTATTGGTTACGCTGTTGATTCTGCCATGAAGTTGTCTTCTATCGGTGGTGGTGTATCGTTCAATATCTCTAAAATCCGTGCTCGCGGCGAAGCGATTAAAGGTGTTGAAGGCCGTGCTGGCGGTGTACTTCCAATTATGAAGATTATGGAAGATACATTTTCATATGCTAACCAGTTGGGACAACGTCCGGGCGCTGGGGCAGTATACCTTAATATTTTCCACTCTGACATTGAAGAATTTTTAGATTGTAAAAAAATCAACGTTGACGAGAAAGTAAGGATCAAATCGTTGTCGATCGGGATCATCGTTCCGGATAAATTCATGGAATTGGCAGAAAAAGATGAACCATGCTATTTGATCTACCCACATACGGTAATGCAAGAGTATGGACAATTCTTGGATGAGATGGATATGGACAAGATGTACGACGAATTGATCACGAATCCAAACGTGAAAAAGAAAAAAATCAATGCCCGTCACCTTTTAGTTAAAATTGCACAGACACAAAAAGAATCAGGGTATCCTTATATTTTCTTCAAAGAGAACACCAACCGTGTCCATGCATTGAATGAAATCGGTCAAGTGAAATTCTCGAACTTGTGTACTGAAATCATGCAAGTATCTCAAGTATCCGATATTGAGATCTATGGCAAGCAGGACACGATCCGTTATGGTATCTCCTGTAACTTAGGCTCTTTAAATATTGCAACTGTAATGGACAACAAACGTATCAAAGAGACCGTAAAAACGGCGATGCGTGCTTTGACTGTCGTTACAGACGTGACCAATATCGATATGGTTCCATCTATTGCAAAAGCAAACCGTGAGTTACATTCTGTAGGGCTAGGTGCAATGAACCTCCATGGTTACCTTGCAAAAAGCTTCATTATGTATGAATCTAACGAGGCGCTCGATTTTGCCAATACCTTCTTTATGATGATGAACTATTATTCATTGGAAGCATCGATGGAAATTGCCAAAGAACGTGGTAAAACATTTGTTGGATTTGAAAAATCAGCCTATGCCGATGGTACGTATTTCAACAATTACGTAAACCGCGATTATATGCCTAAAACTGCTAAGGTAGCGGAGTTATTTGAAGGGATACATATCCCAACGGTAGAAGATTGGTTGGAATTAAAAGCAAAAATCAAAGAACATGGTATTTACCATGCTTACCGTTTGGCCATTGCTCCAAATCAATCGACTTCGTATATCATGAATGCAACCGCATCAGTTATGCCAATCGTCGATATCATTGAAGTGCGTGAATATGGAGATAGTACAACTTACTATCCAATGCCATATTTGACAAACGATAATTATTTCTACTTCAAATCGGCTTATGATATGGATCAATTCAAAGTCTTGAAATTGATTTCGGTTATCCAACGCCATATTGATCAGGGTGTATCTACAATTTTGCATACAAACTCAAAGGATTCGACACGAGATTTGTCAAGATATTATATCTATGCACATAAATTGGGATTGAAATCCCTTTATTATACACGGACAAGAAAATCGACCATCGACGAATGTGTCTCTTGTTCAGCTTAA
- the nrdF gene encoding class 1b ribonucleoside-diphosphate reductase subunit beta, whose product MSKTYKAVNWNTPENDYVLMFWEQNIRQFWIDTEYIPSKDIDSWKRISPEMKDAYKKALGGLTLLDTLQSHTGMPKIIDHIDTLQNKAVLSYMCMMEAIHAKSYSTIFTTVSTTAEINDIFEWVQQNKYLQYKAETIDGYYRAIDKEDASEEEIYMAMAASVLLESFLFYSGFFLPLWLCGQGEMVASADIIKKIIADESIHGVFVGLIAQDQFKKLKNQDQVKARFLALLYNLYENELKYTEEIYTEVGLTAEVKEYVRYNANKALMNLGFDPIFEVKQVNPIVLNGLNTETTQHDFFSKKSTNYEKATEIVHLKDDDFKMDVVVDI is encoded by the coding sequence ATGAGTAAAACATATAAAGCTGTCAACTGGAATACCCCTGAGAACGATTATGTATTGATGTTCTGGGAACAAAATATCCGTCAATTCTGGATCGACACGGAATACATTCCATCAAAAGATATCGATAGCTGGAAACGTATCAGCCCAGAAATGAAAGATGCGTATAAAAAAGCTTTAGGAGGATTGACCCTATTGGATACCCTTCAAAGCCATACAGGTATGCCTAAAATCATCGATCATATCGACACCTTACAGAATAAAGCGGTATTGTCGTATATGTGTATGATGGAAGCTATCCATGCAAAATCGTATTCCACCATTTTCACGACAGTTTCTACGACCGCCGAAATAAATGATATTTTCGAATGGGTTCAACAAAATAAATATCTTCAATACAAAGCAGAAACGATTGATGGCTACTACCGCGCGATCGATAAAGAAGATGCTTCCGAGGAGGAGATTTATATGGCGATGGCTGCATCCGTATTATTGGAGTCATTCTTATTCTATTCTGGATTCTTCTTGCCATTATGGTTATGTGGACAGGGCGAAATGGTTGCTTCTGCCGATATCATTAAGAAAATTATCGCAGACGAATCTATCCACGGTGTATTCGTTGGATTAATAGCCCAAGATCAATTCAAAAAATTAAAAAATCAAGATCAGGTAAAAGCTCGTTTCCTTGCCTTGCTTTACAATTTGTATGAAAATGAGCTGAAATATACAGAAGAGATCTATACTGAAGTTGGTTTAACTGCAGAGGTAAAAGAATATGTTCGTTACAATGCCAACAAAGCATTGATGAACTTAGGTTTTGATCCGATCTTCGAAGTAAAACAAGTCAACCCAATCGTATTGAATGGATTGAATACTGAAACGACACAACATGACTTCTTCTCCAAGAAATCAACTAACTACGAAAAAGCAACAGAAATTGTTCATCTAAAAGATGATGACTTCAAAATGGATGTGGTCGTAGATATATAA
- a CDS encoding alkaline phosphatase — MKIKNLLLPLIVLGLSTSAVSAQSKKIKHVVLVGFDGFGAYALPKAEMPNLKKMMQEGTYSTHVRTVLPSSSAVNWASMIMGAGPTAHGYTEWDSKTPEIPSTAKTANGMFPSLFNAVASKNPKAQFVVVHSWPGIGYLIDNKVVQKVINTKDDDEAALNTTVDIIKKEKPTITFVHFDQPDGVGHNIGHNTPEYYAELKQVDRRIGTLLQAVKDAGIADETIFVVAADHGGTGKGHGGKSLAEVEIPWVMTGPGVPKGKEIKENLMIYDIAPTLTWLLGAPLDAAWRGQAIKAFQQ; from the coding sequence ATGAAAATTAAAAATCTATTATTACCATTGATCGTACTGGGGCTATCCACAAGTGCTGTGTCGGCACAGAGCAAAAAGATCAAACATGTTGTTTTAGTTGGTTTTGACGGTTTTGGAGCGTATGCTTTACCAAAAGCAGAGATGCCGAATCTCAAAAAGATGATGCAGGAGGGTACTTATAGTACACATGTACGCACCGTTTTACCTTCTTCAAGTGCTGTAAACTGGGCGTCCATGATTATGGGGGCTGGTCCTACAGCCCATGGATATACAGAGTGGGATAGTAAAACACCTGAGATTCCTTCTACAGCCAAAACAGCAAACGGCATGTTCCCTTCCTTATTTAATGCGGTTGCCAGCAAAAATCCTAAAGCACAGTTTGTGGTGGTACATAGCTGGCCAGGTATAGGTTATTTGATCGATAACAAAGTCGTTCAAAAAGTTATTAATACCAAAGATGATGATGAGGCTGCTTTGAATACCACGGTAGACATTATAAAGAAAGAGAAACCGACGATTACTTTTGTGCATTTCGATCAGCCTGATGGTGTAGGGCACAATATTGGACATAATACCCCGGAATACTATGCCGAGCTAAAACAGGTCGACAGACGCATAGGAACTTTGCTGCAGGCGGTAAAAGATGCTGGAATCGCGGATGAAACCATTTTCGTTGTTGCTGCGGATCATGGCGGTACAGGAAAAGGGCATGGTGGTAAATCGCTGGCTGAGGTGGAGATTCCCTGGGTAATGACCGGGCCTGGTGTACCCAAAGGGAAAGAAATTAAGGAAAATCTAATGATTTATGATATCGCGCCTACATTAACTTGGTTGCTTGGTGCACCGCTTGATGCCGCTTGGCGCGGACAGGCGATCAAAGCATTCCAACAATAG
- a CDS encoding glycoside hydrolase family 76 protein: protein MKRYFTLFLLNFIGAALFAQKGNFQNYAIQTLDSIYSKFGNTKNQLLAEKYPFDENFKADYLDNNQQAEQQKKYAYLWPFSGSFSAVNALMELPKTKKAFQFILDTKVLIGLQEYRDESRSPVGYASYLNTAPPSDRFYDDNIWLGIDFTDSYIHTKKTNYLTSAKEIWNFVKSGEDDKLGGGVYWCEQKKESKNTCSNAPASVFALKLFMATNDKSYLLEGQRLYEWTKRNLQDPEDKLYWDNMQLNGKIGKAKFSYNAGQMLQAAALLYKLTKNKRYLEDAQQLAEACLGYFFETNAKLDFPKLKNSNLWFHAVMMRGYMELAAVNGDQKYLSIFAKNLEFAWKHMRDQAGLFSPDWTLKDQHQSKWLLDQCAFVEMYARLAKAGY from the coding sequence ATGAAAAGATATTTTACGTTGTTTCTTTTGAACTTTATCGGTGCTGCATTATTCGCGCAGAAAGGTAATTTTCAAAACTATGCTATCCAAACGTTAGATAGCATCTATAGCAAGTTTGGAAATACTAAAAATCAGCTTTTGGCTGAAAAATATCCCTTTGATGAAAACTTTAAAGCTGATTATCTGGATAATAATCAACAGGCCGAGCAGCAAAAGAAATATGCTTACCTCTGGCCTTTCTCAGGTAGTTTCTCGGCCGTAAATGCCTTGATGGAATTACCAAAAACAAAAAAGGCATTTCAGTTCATACTCGACACAAAAGTCCTGATTGGGCTACAGGAATATCGGGACGAAAGTCGATCGCCGGTTGGTTATGCTTCTTATTTAAATACAGCTCCTCCCTCGGATCGTTTTTATGACGATAATATCTGGTTGGGGATAGATTTTACCGATAGCTATATTCATACAAAAAAAACAAACTACCTGACTTCGGCCAAAGAGATCTGGAATTTTGTAAAGAGTGGGGAAGATGATAAATTAGGCGGCGGCGTTTATTGGTGTGAACAGAAAAAGGAATCTAAAAATACCTGTTCGAATGCACCAGCAAGTGTATTTGCACTTAAGTTATTTATGGCAACCAATGATAAGTCCTATCTGCTGGAAGGGCAGCGTCTTTATGAATGGACAAAAAGAAATCTTCAGGATCCCGAAGATAAGTTATACTGGGACAATATGCAGCTCAATGGAAAGATTGGAAAAGCTAAGTTTTCGTACAACGCCGGACAAATGTTGCAGGCCGCTGCATTGCTTTATAAGTTAACGAAAAATAAACGGTACCTCGAGGATGCACAACAGCTGGCTGAGGCCTGTCTAGGCTATTTTTTCGAAACGAATGCGAAATTGGATTTCCCAAAATTGAAAAATAGCAATTTATGGTTTCATGCGGTGATGATGCGTGGTTACATGGAGCTTGCTGCGGTCAACGGTGACCAAAAGTATCTGTCTATTTTTGCTAAAAATCTTGAATTTGCCTGGAAGCATATGCGCGACCAAGCAGGACTTTTCAGCCCAGACTGGACTTTGAAGGATCAACATCAATCGAAATGGCTGCTCGATCAATGTGCGTTTGTCGAAATGTATGCACGTTTGGCAAAAGCTGGGTATTAG
- a CDS encoding RagB/SusD family nutrient uptake outer membrane protein, producing the protein MKKTNKYLFAILSTITLGLSFSSCTKLDETVYSQIKDDNFYKNKREVMQAALRPFTHMQAWLAPTGGNGFYYHSELSADQVAWPQKGRHGYDGGDHIRQHYHTWTSNESRMRGAWELMWGGVGYVNNAIQDIEKLDITKIADLTEDERTQILVQLKVMRAFHYIKIMDLWGNVPIVTKVADPINPETRPRTEVFAFVQKELEENVGKLPKTSASNIGQVSMAAGYAMLAELYLNAEKWSGKAMNDECIAACDKIISGQAGGIGGAPKLSPDLNALFSNTNSANPESLFQFQYSRQAGFTFDWSGFYMSYDYMKEVLKVGYGGWNAFVVIPTAFSAYAENDLRKKEWFLFGPQYKYGTTTPVLGTEEYSGKPLVFVNSIRRESEGDKTSEGGMTKGEENSGARFNKYKSGTLDDANYWENDYIIYRLTEIYFDKAEALMRKNGGKASSEAVELVNESRKRAFSAADWPAAQYTVATLTLEELLAERGREFIFEGKRRTDLIRFGKYISGSWWDHKATNDKNKELYAVPMDQLAINPNLKQNPGY; encoded by the coding sequence ATGAAAAAAACAAATAAATATTTATTCGCCATCCTGAGCACTATTACTTTAGGTCTCTCTTTTTCTTCCTGCACCAAGTTGGATGAGACAGTGTATAGTCAGATCAAAGATGATAATTTTTACAAGAATAAACGGGAAGTTATGCAAGCTGCACTCCGGCCTTTTACGCATATGCAGGCCTGGCTTGCACCCACAGGCGGAAATGGCTTTTATTATCATTCCGAATTAAGTGCCGATCAGGTAGCCTGGCCACAAAAGGGACGCCATGGATATGACGGTGGAGATCATATCCGGCAGCACTATCACACTTGGACAAGCAATGAAAGCCGAATGCGTGGGGCCTGGGAGTTGATGTGGGGCGGCGTTGGCTATGTCAATAATGCTATTCAGGATATTGAGAAACTTGATATCACTAAAATCGCCGATCTGACGGAGGATGAGCGCACGCAAATACTTGTGCAATTAAAAGTAATGCGGGCATTTCACTACATTAAGATAATGGATCTTTGGGGCAACGTTCCTATCGTGACAAAGGTAGCCGATCCAATTAACCCTGAAACCAGACCAAGAACAGAGGTCTTTGCATTTGTACAGAAGGAGCTGGAAGAAAATGTAGGAAAATTACCTAAAACTTCAGCAAGTAACATTGGTCAAGTGTCTATGGCTGCTGGTTATGCCATGCTGGCTGAACTCTATCTTAATGCAGAAAAATGGTCGGGTAAAGCGATGAATGATGAATGTATCGCTGCATGTGACAAAATCATTTCTGGGCAAGCTGGCGGCATCGGGGGGGCTCCCAAATTGAGCCCTGATTTGAATGCATTGTTCAGTAATACCAATTCGGCGAATCCCGAATCGCTATTTCAATTTCAGTACAGCCGGCAGGCAGGTTTTACATTTGACTGGTCGGGATTCTACATGAGCTACGACTATATGAAGGAAGTGCTCAAAGTTGGCTACGGTGGATGGAACGCATTTGTTGTTATTCCTACTGCATTTAGTGCGTATGCTGAAAATGATTTGCGGAAGAAAGAATGGTTTTTGTTTGGACCACAATATAAATACGGCACCACTACACCTGTATTGGGGACGGAAGAGTATTCAGGTAAACCACTGGTGTTTGTCAACTCAATTCGCAGAGAAAGCGAAGGTGATAAGACTTCAGAAGGTGGTATGACAAAAGGAGAGGAGAATTCTGGAGCTCGTTTTAATAAATATAAATCAGGTACCTTAGACGATGCCAACTATTGGGAGAACGATTATATTATTTATCGTTTAACGGAGATTTATTTTGATAAAGCCGAAGCACTGATGCGCAAGAATGGAGGGAAAGCCAGCAGTGAGGCGGTTGAATTGGTCAATGAATCCAGAAAAAGGGCATTCAGCGCAGCCGATTGGCCTGCGGCACAGTACACGGTAGCTACATTGACATTGGAGGAGCTATTGGCGGAACGGGGACGCGAATTTATTTTTGAAGGAAAGCGCCGGACAGATTTAATCCGATTTGGGAAATATATATCCGGATCTTGGTGGGATCATAAAGCGACGAACGATAAGAATAAAGAACTTTATGCGGTACCGATGGATCAATTGGCTATTAATCCCAATTTAAAACAAAACCCTGGATATTAA